From the Megalops cyprinoides isolate fMegCyp1 chromosome 21, fMegCyp1.pri, whole genome shotgun sequence genome, one window contains:
- the LOC118769014 gene encoding cortexin-3-like encodes MGGEYLSSTLSSPGSALPVHSSLTLEQKAAFVFVLLLFVLLGLLIVRCFRILLDPYRSMPSSTWTDYMEKDTFDYRIA; translated from the coding sequence ATGGGGGGGGAGTACCTGAGCAGCACTCTGTCCTCCCCAGGGTCGGCCCTGCCAGTGCACTCCTCCCTGACGCTGGAGCAGAAGGCTGCCTTCgtcttcgtcctcctcctcttcgtcctccTGGGTCTTCTGATTGTGCGCTGTTTCCGGATCCTTCTGGACCCCTACCGCAGCATGCCCTCCTCCACCTGGACGGACTACATGGAGAAGGACACCTTCGACTACCGCATCGCCTGA